A stretch of Geomonas oryzisoli DNA encodes these proteins:
- a CDS encoding dethiobiotin synthase → MAKKIFVAATGQNCGKTTISISLMHQARKKYQRVGFVKPFGPKVLLYDDFMVDMDALLMAKAFGLEEDIALMSPVALYRDFTKDYLAGKLDDLSLADCILEAVRELEQKYDFLIIEGAGHGGVGAVIGLSNAKVAKLIGAPVMIVSESGIGKVIDAVHLNLALYEREGADVRGIIVNKMMPSKKEVTTKYLKRAFEPQIKVIDGFNYSPILANPTLSHISKLFDLPLQGNINEKSRIIHNIQLGAASSQRVIDGLLDSTLMIVTSSRDELIVTLSSLYHIPAYKEKIAGLVISGHVPVSEVSQQILHDSHIPYIRVEETTAEVFTALSDDVAKITYEDQEKLNWIMANAERDVDFAAIDALL, encoded by the coding sequence ATGGCGAAAAAGATCTTCGTTGCGGCGACCGGACAAAACTGTGGCAAGACGACCATCAGCATTTCGCTCATGCACCAGGCCAGAAAGAAGTACCAAAGGGTCGGTTTCGTCAAACCCTTCGGGCCCAAAGTCCTTCTCTACGACGATTTCATGGTGGACATGGACGCCCTGCTCATGGCCAAGGCCTTCGGGCTGGAGGAGGACATCGCGCTGATGTCGCCGGTGGCGCTGTACCGGGATTTCACCAAGGACTACCTGGCAGGGAAACTGGACGACCTCTCCCTGGCGGACTGCATACTCGAAGCCGTGCGGGAGTTGGAGCAGAAATACGACTTTCTGATCATCGAAGGGGCGGGACACGGCGGCGTGGGTGCCGTCATCGGGCTTTCCAACGCCAAGGTGGCCAAACTGATCGGCGCGCCGGTCATGATCGTCAGCGAAAGCGGCATCGGCAAAGTGATCGACGCAGTGCACCTGAACCTGGCGCTGTACGAACGGGAGGGTGCGGACGTGAGGGGGATCATCGTCAACAAGATGATGCCCAGCAAGAAAGAGGTGACCACGAAGTATCTGAAGCGTGCCTTCGAGCCGCAGATCAAGGTGATCGACGGGTTCAACTATTCGCCGATCCTTGCCAATCCGACCCTCAGTCACATCTCGAAGCTTTTCGACCTCCCCCTGCAGGGGAATATCAACGAGAAAAGCAGGATCATCCACAACATACAGCTCGGAGCAGCCTCATCACAGCGGGTGATCGACGGGCTGCTCGATTCGACACTGATGATCGTGACCAGTTCCCGCGACGAACTGATCGTGACCCTCTCGTCGCTCTACCACATCCCCGCCTACAAGGAAAAGATCGCGGGGCTGGTCATATCGGGGCACGTGCCGGTATCAGAGGTGAGCCAGCAGATCCTGCACGATTCGCACATACCGTACATTCGTGTCGAGGAGACCACCGCCGAAGTCTTCACCGCGCTGTCTGACGACGTGGCGAAAATCACCTATGAAGACCAGGAAAAGCTGAACTGGATCATGGCCAACGCCGAGAGGGACGTGGACTTCGCGGCCATCGACGCATTGCTGTAA
- a CDS encoding TraR/DksA family transcriptional regulator, whose amino-acid sequence MPEKLQGDQLEFRNLLAEYKRRLWAELREDVFAQAGADLATQYDIPQDPGEKSMLDVLSDAGLAVADIRRQQLTALEEAQKRVELGTYGKCEGCGEPVGLQRLKLMPFTAYCVECQKEQEIPSKPPGTKI is encoded by the coding sequence ATGCCGGAAAAACTGCAAGGCGATCAGCTTGAATTCAGGAATCTGCTGGCGGAGTACAAGCGGCGGCTGTGGGCGGAGCTGCGCGAAGATGTTTTTGCCCAGGCCGGCGCGGACCTGGCGACCCAGTACGACATACCGCAGGACCCGGGCGAGAAGAGCATGCTGGACGTCCTGTCCGACGCCGGGCTGGCCGTTGCCGACATCAGGCGGCAGCAGCTCACCGCGTTGGAGGAAGCGCAAAAACGTGTGGAGTTGGGGACCTACGGCAAGTGTGAAGGGTGCGGAGAGCCGGTCGGGCTGCAGCGGCTGAAGCTGATGCCCTTTACCGCGTACTGCGTCGAGTGTCAGAAGGAGCAGGAGATACCGTCGAAGCCGCCGGGGACCAAGATCTAG
- a CDS encoding LysR family transcriptional regulator, producing MQTEYLKTLVVLGQVGSFSKAASDLSITQSAVSQRIKYLEDHYGCQMVDRSGKLLLLTDAGRLVVQRAEQILLLEAQLANDLKLRGEKTRLAICCTPTFGVGFLPQVMEKFMARKDDNVDLRFMFHSLDRAVKELQENEFDLAVIEHCETMEVPGFDVVELPSDRLVFVSAPSLGLPTGEVELDQLFENCLIARKPDCTSRRLLDLNLSRSGRSVDDFKAVVVVDDLRLALETVLAGGGISFVSRSIAAKELEAGQLQEHVVAGFEQSRRRSVVVKSERRQDPAVVEFMECIYAGFLSGETC from the coding sequence ATGCAAACTGAGTACCTGAAAACGCTGGTGGTGTTAGGGCAGGTGGGAAGCTTTTCCAAGGCTGCCTCCGATCTTTCCATTACGCAGTCCGCTGTGTCGCAACGGATCAAGTACCTCGAGGACCACTACGGCTGCCAGATGGTGGACCGGTCAGGGAAATTGTTGTTGCTGACCGACGCGGGGCGGCTCGTGGTGCAACGAGCGGAACAGATTCTCCTTTTGGAGGCGCAGCTCGCCAACGACCTGAAGCTGAGAGGGGAGAAAACCCGCCTCGCCATCTGTTGTACGCCGACCTTCGGCGTCGGCTTTCTGCCCCAGGTCATGGAGAAATTCATGGCCCGCAAGGACGACAACGTCGATCTCCGTTTCATGTTCCACTCGCTGGACCGCGCCGTGAAGGAGCTACAGGAAAACGAATTCGACCTGGCGGTTATCGAACATTGCGAGACGATGGAGGTTCCCGGATTCGATGTCGTGGAACTGCCGAGCGACCGACTGGTGTTCGTCAGCGCGCCGTCCCTGGGGCTCCCCACGGGCGAGGTGGAGCTCGATCAGTTGTTCGAGAACTGCCTTATCGCCCGCAAACCCGATTGCACCTCACGGCGCCTGCTGGACCTAAACCTCTCGCGCTCCGGCCGCAGTGTGGACGATTTCAAGGCCGTCGTGGTCGTCGACGACCTCCGCCTGGCGCTGGAGACGGTGCTTGCCGGCGGCGGTATCTCTTTCGTCTCGCGCAGCATCGCGGCGAAGGAGCTTGAAGCCGGACAGCTGCAGGAACATGTCGTTGCCGGATTCGAGCAGTCGCGGCGACGCAGTGTCGTGGTGAAGAGCGAGCGCAGGCAGGATCCGGCGGTGGTGGAATTCATGGAATGCATCTATGCCGGCTTCCTCTCGGGAGAGACTTGCTGA
- a CDS encoding KamA family radical SAM protein, whose translation MEAWEHSLKRCITSPEELAGLFHVQGQDLADVVRRYPMRITPYYLGLIREPGDPIWRQCVPDPAELCDLAQSPDPLDEERLSPVPGLIHRYPDRVVFLVSTACAVYCRFCMRKRGVGCQGMSPAPVDEAVAYIASKPQIRDVILSGGDPLLLSDDRLDQILTALRRIPHVEIIRIGTRVPVTLPERVTARLARMLKHHQPLYINTHFNHPREITEQSARACARLADAGVQLGNQSVLLKGVNDEPQVMRELMQRLLAIRVRPYYIHQMDLVQGTAHFRTRVVDGITVMAALRGHTSGLAVPHYVIDLPGGKGKVEVSSARFSADGRRLFVRNYLGEEIEYGEA comes from the coding sequence ATGGAAGCCTGGGAACACAGCCTTAAAAGATGCATCACCAGCCCGGAGGAGCTTGCCGGGCTTTTTCATGTGCAGGGCCAAGACCTCGCCGATGTGGTGCGGCGCTATCCCATGCGCATTACCCCGTACTACCTCGGCCTGATCCGCGAGCCGGGCGACCCGATCTGGCGCCAGTGCGTCCCTGACCCGGCCGAGCTGTGCGACCTGGCCCAGTCACCGGATCCACTGGACGAGGAACGCCTGTCGCCGGTACCGGGCCTGATCCACCGCTACCCCGACCGGGTGGTGTTCCTGGTTTCCACCGCCTGCGCCGTCTACTGCCGCTTCTGCATGAGGAAGAGGGGAGTAGGGTGCCAGGGGATGAGCCCCGCACCGGTGGACGAGGCCGTGGCCTACATCGCCTCCAAGCCCCAGATCCGCGACGTTATCCTTTCCGGCGGCGATCCGCTGCTCCTTTCCGACGACCGCCTGGACCAGATCCTCACCGCTCTGCGCCGCATCCCGCATGTCGAGATCATCAGGATCGGCACCCGCGTCCCGGTCACCCTCCCCGAGCGGGTCACGGCGCGGCTCGCCCGCATGCTGAAGCACCACCAGCCGCTCTACATCAACACCCACTTCAACCACCCGCGCGAGATCACGGAGCAGTCGGCCCGCGCCTGCGCGCGGCTGGCCGACGCCGGCGTCCAGCTCGGCAACCAGAGCGTGCTCCTGAAGGGGGTGAACGATGAGCCCCAGGTGATGCGCGAGCTGATGCAGCGCCTGTTGGCCATCCGGGTGCGCCCTTACTACATCCACCAGATGGACCTGGTCCAGGGAACCGCCCATTTCCGTACCCGCGTCGTCGACGGCATCACGGTCATGGCGGCCCTGCGGGGGCACACCTCCGGCCTTGCGGTACCGCACTACGTCATCGATCTGCCGGGTGGCAAGGGTAAGGTGGAAGTTTCCTCCGCCCGGTTCAGCGCCGACGGCCGCCGCCTCTTCGTGCGTAATTACCTCGGTGAGGAGATCGAATACGGCGAAGCCTGA
- a CDS encoding dihydroorotate dehydrogenase, which translates to MQRPDMSVVLAGIPMRNPVMTASGTFGYGAEFADYLDLESIGAMVTKGLSLKPKAGNPTPRIVETPGGMLNAIGLQNVGIDAFIEQKLPYLKNVNTPVIANLYGNTLEEYGEVASRLDGLAGVAGIEVNISCPNVKQGGIVFGTDPGAAREVVSLVKRNTSKPLIVKLSPNVTDVVLMAKACADAGADALSLINTLTGMAIDLERRRPVLANVTGGLSGPAIKPVALRMVWQVAKAVKLPLIGIGGIMNGRDALEFMLAGATAIQVGTASFLDPSAAQRIAQEMEQYLVDHGIASVRSLIGALEV; encoded by the coding sequence ATGCAACGACCTGACATGTCCGTGGTCCTCGCCGGGATCCCGATGCGCAACCCCGTGATGACCGCCTCCGGCACCTTCGGCTACGGCGCCGAGTTCGCCGACTACCTCGACCTGGAGAGCATCGGCGCCATGGTGACCAAGGGGCTCTCCCTGAAGCCCAAGGCCGGCAACCCGACACCGCGCATCGTGGAGACGCCGGGCGGGATGCTGAACGCCATCGGCCTGCAGAACGTGGGGATCGACGCCTTCATCGAGCAAAAGCTCCCTTACCTTAAGAACGTGAACACCCCGGTGATCGCCAACCTCTACGGCAACACCCTGGAGGAGTACGGCGAGGTGGCGAGCCGCCTGGACGGTCTGGCCGGCGTGGCCGGCATCGAGGTCAACATCTCCTGCCCCAACGTGAAGCAGGGGGGGATCGTGTTCGGCACCGACCCCGGCGCCGCCCGGGAAGTGGTCTCCCTTGTGAAGAGGAACACCTCCAAGCCGCTCATCGTGAAGCTCTCCCCCAACGTGACCGACGTCGTTCTGATGGCCAAGGCCTGCGCCGACGCTGGTGCCGACGCGCTCTCGCTCATCAACACCCTGACCGGCATGGCCATCGACCTGGAGCGCCGCCGCCCCGTGTTGGCCAACGTAACCGGCGGCCTCTCCGGTCCCGCCATCAAGCCCGTGGCCCTCAGGATGGTCTGGCAGGTGGCGAAAGCGGTCAAGCTGCCGTTGATCGGCATCGGCGGGATCATGAACGGCCGCGATGCCCTGGAGTTCATGCTGGCCGGCGCCACCGCCATCCAGGTCGGCACCGCGAGTTTCCTCGATCCGTCCGCTGCGCAAAGGATCGCGCAGGAAATGGAGCAGTACCTGGTCGACCACGGCATCGCTAGCGTACGCTCCCTGATCGGAGCCCTCGAAGTCTGA
- a CDS encoding dihydroorotate dehydrogenase electron transfer subunit has product MQFKSMVISNVEVSPNYFRMRMTAPQELASAVPGQFVMLKVNDAIDPLLRRPFGLFDVGSFVPEYAGCGAQVYCEILYKVVGKGTKLLSALHHGDLVDLLVPLGKGFQMGPAGEEKVLVGGGVGLAPLYYLAKELKERGEKVRLFAGGRNRDDVLCITEFERLGVETYVATDDGTLGERGFVTQVLERHLSSGMRIFACGPTPMLNAVAKMSQKHGVPCQVSMEAYMACGVGACLGCVMKGANHTDETPDYRCVCKDGPVFDSFELQWS; this is encoded by the coding sequence ATGCAGTTTAAATCCATGGTTATCTCCAATGTCGAGGTGTCACCCAATTACTTCAGGATGAGGATGACCGCCCCCCAGGAGCTCGCCTCCGCGGTCCCGGGGCAGTTCGTCATGCTGAAGGTGAACGACGCCATCGATCCGCTGCTCAGGCGTCCCTTCGGCCTGTTCGACGTCGGCAGCTTCGTTCCCGAATACGCCGGCTGCGGCGCCCAGGTCTACTGCGAGATCCTGTACAAGGTGGTGGGTAAGGGGACCAAGCTCCTCTCCGCGCTGCATCACGGCGACCTGGTCGATCTTTTGGTTCCGCTGGGCAAGGGGTTCCAGATGGGCCCGGCCGGTGAGGAGAAGGTGCTGGTGGGTGGCGGCGTGGGCCTCGCCCCGCTGTACTACCTCGCCAAGGAGTTGAAAGAGCGCGGCGAGAAGGTGCGTCTCTTCGCCGGTGGACGCAACCGCGATGACGTTCTCTGCATCACCGAGTTTGAGAGGTTGGGCGTCGAGACCTACGTGGCGACCGACGACGGCACCCTGGGCGAGCGCGGTTTCGTGACCCAGGTGCTGGAGCGCCACCTCTCCTCCGGCATGCGCATCTTCGCTTGCGGCCCGACCCCGATGCTGAACGCCGTCGCCAAGATGTCCCAGAAACACGGCGTCCCCTGCCAGGTTTCCATGGAGGCGTACATGGCCTGCGGCGTGGGCGCCTGCCTTGGCTGCGTGATGAAGGGGGCCAACCATACCGACGAGACCCCCGACTACCGCTGCGTCTGCAAGGACGGTCCCGTCTTCGACAGCTTTGAACTGCAATGGAGTTAG
- the rimI gene encoding ribosomal protein S18-alanine N-acetyltransferase: MKITLRAMCDGDLDSVLQIESASFPRPWTRRHFLDEIEHPDSHPMVAATGEGVVAGYLCLKQVLDEAEILDVAVDPAFRGGGIGRALVDWAIAFCREHTLRMLCLEVRVGNHEAISLYRRLGFAEVGRRKNYYENGDDAILMDLSIAQVEECDAV; this comes from the coding sequence ATGAAAATAACATTACGTGCCATGTGTGACGGGGACTTAGACAGCGTTCTCCAGATCGAGTCGGCATCGTTCCCCCGCCCCTGGACCCGGCGCCATTTTCTGGACGAGATCGAGCATCCCGACAGCCACCCGATGGTGGCCGCGACCGGCGAAGGAGTGGTCGCCGGATACCTCTGCCTGAAGCAGGTCTTGGACGAGGCGGAGATCCTCGACGTCGCCGTCGACCCCGCCTTCCGAGGGGGCGGCATCGGCCGCGCTTTGGTCGACTGGGCCATCGCCTTTTGCCGCGAGCATACGTTGCGCATGCTCTGCCTGGAAGTGCGGGTGGGCAACCACGAGGCGATCTCGCTGTACCGGCGCCTTGGCTTCGCCGAGGTGGGGCGGCGCAAGAACTATTATGAAAATGGCGACGATGCCATTCTGATGGACCTATCCATAGCTCAAGTAGAGGAATGCGATGCAGTTTAA
- the purM gene encoding phosphoribosylformylglycinamidine cyclo-ligase: MKEKKITYKDAGVDIDAGNTFVKMIKPLVKATSRPEVLADIGGFGGLFSLNTGKYKHPVLVSGTDGVGTKLKLAFLADRHDTIGIDLVAMCVNDIIVQGAEPLFFLDYLATAKLDPAKGASIIKGVSEGCVQAGCALIGGETAEMPGFYTGDEYDMAGFAVGVVEREKIIDGSSITVGNKLIGLSSSGLHSNGYSLARKVILEHMGLNINDELPGLGKTVAEELLTPTRIYVRSVLNLLRDFNISGLAHITGGGLLENVPRVLPNGCKAVIKKDSWDVPEIFKIIEKGGNIEENEMYRTFNCGIGMVLVVPENEADDIMIRLSGLNETAFMIGEVVKCEAGKECVELV; the protein is encoded by the coding sequence TTGAAAGAGAAGAAAATCACATACAAAGACGCCGGGGTAGACATAGACGCCGGCAATACTTTCGTCAAGATGATCAAGCCGTTGGTGAAGGCTACTTCCCGTCCGGAAGTCCTCGCCGACATAGGCGGATTTGGCGGTCTCTTCTCACTGAACACCGGGAAGTACAAACATCCCGTGCTCGTCTCCGGCACCGACGGTGTCGGCACCAAGCTGAAACTTGCCTTCCTGGCCGACCGCCATGACACCATCGGCATCGACCTGGTAGCTATGTGCGTCAACGACATCATCGTGCAGGGCGCCGAGCCCCTGTTCTTCCTGGACTACCTCGCCACCGCCAAGCTCGACCCGGCCAAGGGCGCCTCGATCATCAAGGGCGTTTCCGAAGGCTGCGTGCAGGCCGGCTGCGCCCTGATCGGCGGCGAGACCGCCGAGATGCCCGGTTTCTACACCGGCGACGAGTACGACATGGCCGGCTTCGCGGTCGGCGTGGTCGAGCGTGAGAAGATCATCGACGGCTCCTCCATCACCGTGGGCAACAAGCTGATCGGCCTCTCCTCTTCCGGCCTGCACTCCAACGGCTACTCCCTGGCCAGGAAGGTCATCCTGGAGCACATGGGGCTCAACATCAACGACGAGCTCCCGGGCCTGGGCAAGACCGTCGCCGAAGAACTGCTCACCCCGACCCGCATCTACGTCCGTTCCGTGCTGAACCTGCTCAGGGACTTCAACATCAGCGGCCTGGCCCACATCACCGGCGGTGGTCTGCTGGAGAACGTCCCCCGCGTGCTGCCCAACGGCTGCAAGGCCGTCATCAAGAAGGACAGCTGGGACGTACCCGAGATCTTCAAGATCATCGAGAAAGGCGGCAACATCGAGGAGAACGAGATGTACCGCACCTTCAACTGCGGCATCGGCATGGTCCTCGTTGTCCCCGAGAACGAGGCCGACGATATCATGATCAGACTCTCCGGGCTCAACGAAACCGCATTCATGATCGGCGAAGTGGTCAAGTGCGAAGCCGGCAAGGAGTGCGTGGAGCTGGTCTAG
- the purN gene encoding phosphoribosylglycinamide formyltransferase translates to MGKELKIGVLISGSGSNLQSIMDACAAGAINGRVVCVISNKADAFGLERARKAGIPALHLDHRAYSGREAYDEALVATLREFDVELVVLAGFMRIITSVLLDAFPMRVMNIHPALLPAFPGLHAQRQALEYGAKVAGCTVHFVDCGTDTGPIIIQAAVPVLEGDTEESLCARIQKEEHRIYPEAVRLFSEGLLQVDGRVVTVSA, encoded by the coding sequence ATGGGAAAAGAGCTCAAAATAGGGGTACTGATCTCGGGCAGCGGCAGCAACCTGCAGTCGATCATGGACGCCTGCGCCGCAGGCGCCATCAACGGGCGCGTGGTCTGCGTGATCAGCAACAAGGCCGATGCCTTCGGGCTCGAGCGCGCCAGGAAGGCCGGCATACCGGCGCTGCACCTCGATCACCGTGCCTACTCCGGCCGTGAGGCCTACGACGAGGCGCTGGTGGCGACCCTGCGTGAGTTCGACGTGGAACTGGTGGTGCTGGCGGGCTTCATGCGCATCATCACCTCGGTGCTTTTGGATGCCTTCCCGATGCGGGTCATGAACATCCATCCTGCGCTGCTCCCCGCCTTCCCCGGGTTGCACGCCCAGCGCCAGGCGCTGGAATACGGTGCCAAGGTCGCCGGGTGCACCGTCCACTTCGTGGACTGCGGCACCGACACCGGCCCCATCATCATCCAGGCGGCGGTACCGGTCCTGGAGGGGGACACCGAGGAAAGCCTGTGTGCCCGCATCCAGAAGGAAGAGCACCGCATCTACCCGGAAGCGGTTCGGCTCTTTTCCGAAGGGCTCCTTCAGGTCGACGGCAGGGTGGTCACCGTCTCGGCGTAA
- a CDS encoding ChaN family lipoprotein translates to MSIHRTATLLIFSLLAALLCGCSITQALRVRDRERVDVPTMIAGISDAPVLFLGERHDASAHHELQLRVLEALKAQGKEVVIGMEMFEQVSQPALDAWSAGRVPESAFRKVYEWSWRHIPWGMYSDIFFFARDNHIPIVALNAPRGVVQAVAQRGFASLTPAQLAELPPDVDARVTDQFLDSMREYSPTHGRNSEGFRHIAEAQMLRNMVMARRISDYLSAHPKKVMVVIAGGGHARGVGGVPAELRGNVAYRIVLPPVPPLDEESVTVQDADYLLIERF, encoded by the coding sequence ATGTCCATCCATCGCACCGCCACATTGCTCATCTTCTCCCTGCTGGCCGCCCTGCTCTGCGGCTGCTCCATCACCCAGGCGCTACGCGTCCGGGACCGCGAAAGGGTCGACGTGCCGACCATGATTGCAGGCATCTCCGACGCGCCGGTGCTGTTCCTTGGGGAGAGACACGACGCCTCGGCTCATCACGAGCTGCAACTGCGTGTCCTTGAAGCTCTGAAGGCTCAGGGCAAAGAGGTCGTTATCGGCATGGAGATGTTCGAGCAGGTAAGCCAGCCCGCGCTGGACGCCTGGAGCGCCGGACGGGTACCGGAATCCGCCTTCAGAAAGGTCTACGAGTGGAGCTGGCGTCATATCCCCTGGGGGATGTACAGCGATATCTTTTTCTTCGCCCGCGACAACCATATCCCGATCGTGGCGCTGAACGCGCCGCGCGGGGTGGTGCAGGCCGTGGCACAGCGGGGATTCGCGTCCCTCACGCCCGCGCAGCTCGCTGAACTGCCGCCGGACGTCGACGCCAGGGTGACCGACCAATTCCTCGACTCAATGCGGGAATATTCCCCGACTCACGGCAGAAACAGCGAGGGTTTCCGGCACATCGCGGAGGCGCAGATGCTGCGCAACATGGTCATGGCCAGGCGCATCAGCGACTACCTCTCGGCTCACCCGAAAAAGGTCATGGTGGTCATTGCAGGCGGGGGACATGCGCGCGGGGTGGGAGGAGTACCTGCCGAATTGAGGGGGAACGTGGCGTACCGGATCGTACTCCCCCCTGTGCCGCCGCTGGACGAGGAGAGCGTCACGGTCCAGGACGCTGATTACCTACTGATCGAGCGCTTCTAA
- a CDS encoding EscU/YscU/HrcU family type III secretion system export apparatus switch protein: MAKKTSDMKRAVAMAYNPDEGGAPRVIAKGAGISAEAIISLAKEHGVYVHQSSELVAMLMQVDLDAEIPPELYQAVAELLAWLYSLDQQLDRQL; encoded by the coding sequence ATGGCTAAGAAGACCTCGGACATGAAGCGCGCGGTCGCCATGGCCTACAACCCCGATGAGGGGGGTGCTCCCAGGGTCATCGCCAAGGGCGCCGGCATCAGTGCGGAGGCGATCATCTCGCTGGCCAAGGAACACGGCGTGTACGTGCACCAGTCTTCCGAACTGGTCGCCATGCTTATGCAGGTGGATCTGGACGCCGAGATCCCGCCGGAGCTGTATCAGGCCGTCGCCGAACTGTTGGCCTGGCTCTACTCCCTGGACCAGCAACTGGACCGGCAACTCTGA
- a CDS encoding flagellar hook-length control protein FliK encodes MLINDEVQKQVLTILAKTAVTPTADVQERASSLLQLNPGQQVKAEIIANLPNSMYMARVAGELYKLEIPLNVQPGETLELTFVTADPRVTFQMLRPQTESVQLSSMGKWLADVVQNAPGLPPAQEPLVEHPEQAAAQLAGRLKTSLTQNGLFYESHLAQWALGGFSLKELLKEPQGKLSRLLSERESGSAGDETAGGAIADSRTLPLIKEQLHLLNTGVLAWQGEAWPGQEMKLVVGEGSAEQWDQGVEANLSLELPRLGAVEARLRFTPEGINVELVCDRPGAAELMRTQSGELRASLAAQGLHLNKMAAKDG; translated from the coding sequence ATGTTGATCAACGACGAAGTCCAAAAACAGGTACTGACCATCCTCGCCAAGACGGCGGTCACCCCGACCGCCGACGTGCAGGAGCGCGCCAGTTCGCTGTTGCAGCTCAACCCCGGGCAGCAGGTCAAGGCCGAGATCATCGCCAACCTCCCCAACAGCATGTACATGGCGCGGGTCGCGGGCGAGCTCTACAAGCTGGAGATCCCGCTCAACGTGCAGCCGGGGGAAACCCTGGAGCTTACCTTCGTCACCGCAGACCCCCGGGTCACCTTCCAGATGTTGCGTCCCCAGACCGAATCCGTGCAGTTAAGCTCGATGGGCAAGTGGCTCGCCGACGTGGTGCAGAACGCGCCGGGCCTGCCGCCGGCCCAGGAGCCGCTGGTCGAGCACCCGGAGCAGGCGGCCGCCCAGCTTGCCGGGAGGCTGAAAACGAGCCTCACCCAGAACGGCCTCTTCTACGAATCGCACCTGGCCCAGTGGGCTCTGGGCGGTTTTTCCCTCAAGGAACTGCTCAAGGAGCCCCAGGGTAAGCTTTCCCGGCTGTTGTCGGAGAGGGAGTCGGGCTCGGCCGGAGACGAAACGGCAGGCGGCGCCATCGCCGACAGCCGTACGCTGCCGCTCATCAAGGAGCAGCTCCACCTGTTGAATACCGGCGTGCTGGCCTGGCAGGGGGAGGCGTGGCCCGGACAGGAGATGAAACTGGTGGTGGGGGAGGGGAGCGCCGAACAGTGGGACCAGGGGGTAGAGGCGAACCTCTCCCTGGAACTGCCGCGCCTGGGGGCGGTCGAAGCGAGGCTTCGTTTCACTCCGGAAGGTATCAACGTGGAACTGGTCTGTGACCGGCCCGGCGCTGCCGAGCTCATGCGTACCCAAAGCGGCGAGCTGCGCGCCTCGCTTGCCGCCCAGGGACTGCACCTGAACAAGATGGCGGCCAAAGATGGCTAA